TTTCGCGGTCTAATGGAATGCCCAACAAAAAAGAGAGCATTCGAGAGCGGGAAAGACCAGTCCACTGTTATTTAATCTAGCAAATATGCGATAAAACTGATAGATTACCAGTTGGCCGGTGCAATTGTGCCTTATCGACTGCTCAATCGCTACATGGCAATTGGTATTAGCAAATTGAGTTTGGCCCACTCAAACGCTATCGAAATGCCAAAGTGGGCACATCTCGGGCTAGCAGCTCTCCTTCTAATTTCCACCACCCAGGAGGGTACTGCAGATATCGATTGGTGGGAGAACGCCTCGCTGTACCAGATATATCCGCGCTCCTTCCAGGAcagcgatggcgatggcatcGGGGACCTGAAAGGCATTACTTCGAGATTGGGCTACCTCAAGGAAATAGGCATCACGGCCACCTGGCTGTCGCCCATTTTTACCTCGCCCATGTCGGATTTCGGCTACGACATCTCTAACTTTTATGACATCGATCCGATTTTCGGCACTCTCGAGGATTTCGATGACCTTATAGTGGAGGCCAAGTCGCTGGGCGTTAAGATCATTCTCGACTTTGTACCCAACCACTCGAGTGACGAGAACGTGTGGTTTGAAAAGTCCGTGAATCGCGAAGATGGCTACGACGACTTCTACGTGTGGGACGATGGAAAACTGAATGAGGAAACTGGTGCAAGAGATCCTCCATCTAATTGGGTCAGTGTGTTCAGCGGACCCATGTGGACGTGGAACGAGAAGCGCCAGCAGTACTTCCTGCACCAGTTTCAGGTGAAGCAGCCGGATCTAAACTTTACCAATCCAATGGTCAGGGAGCACATGCTGGATGTCTTGAAGTTTTGGCTGGACCGCGGAGTTGATGGATTTCGTATCGATGCAGTTCCACACATCTACGAGCACCGCAATGCAGACGGATCCTATCCGGATGAACCGGTTAGCGGTTGGGGCAGTGACCCCAACGCCTACGACTACCATGATCACATCTACACCAAGGACCAGCCGGCCACGGTGGATCTCATGTACGAATGGCGTGAGTTTTTGGACAACTATCGGGCGCAGAATGGAGGCGATTCACGGGTTCTCCTGGCCGAGGCCTATTCTTCCGTGGAGACACTAAGTGCTTACTTCGGAAACAGCACCCATCAGGGTACCCAGCTGCCCATGAACTTCCAGTTGATGTATCTCAGTGGATACTCCACCGCCAAGGATGTTGTGGGATCTATCGACTACTGGATGAATACCATGTGGAAGGAGCACCAGACGGCCAATTGGGTTGTTGGTAATCACGATACCAACCGAGTGGCCGATCGTATGGGAGCTCACAAAGTGGATCTACTAAATGTGATTGTAAACGCCCTGCCAGGTGCTTCGGTAACCTACTACGGCGAGGAAATTGGCATGTCCAACGTGGACGTGGAGTGCACCGGCGACTCTTGCGAGGATCGCGATGGGGAGCGCACGCCCATGCAGTGGACGGCTGGAAAGAATGCCGACTTCTCTGATGGGGAGTCCACCTGGCTGCCTCTAAGTCCCGAATATCAACGGTACAATGTGCAGACTGAACGCGGTGTTTCCAGATCTTCCCTGAACATCTTTAAGGGTCTTCAAGAACTTAAGAGCAGTTCCGCCTTTCTTGCGTTCAAAGAGGATGGAGGTTTCTCCTACGAGGCGGTGACGGAACAGGTTCTACAGATCATTCGGTACGTGAAGCAAATCCTCTTCTAATCCTCTTGCTGATCCTAATATCCTGATATCCTACAGCACAAACAAGATCAGCGAGGAGTATCGAATCCTGGTCAACATGGGCAACGGTATGGAAATCCTCGATGGGCTCGCCCCCAAAACCTACGAGTATGTGCTGGCCACTGCCTACTCCACACACTATTCGGGGTAGGTTTTCTCTACTTTCTTGATTTCTATACTTTTAACTAACTTAAAACGATTTACAGGCAAAAAGCAGATCTGTCACAGAGAATCATTCTCATGCCCTACGAAGCAGTCGTTCTACGCTGGTTGGCTTAACTTCTTGTACTTATTTTGTTGTATCAAGAATTACTTCTTTAGTTCGTGTTAATCAGTACGAATGCCACTGGGGTCCCTAATAAAGATAGGCCCTGTTTCGACATATGTTTTCCCAGAAATATATTAAACCGAACTTTGAATGCCAATTACCACATCTAGATTTTATAGACACCCACTTAAGATATAGGCATTTGGCCTGAGCTGTCGCTTGGTTATCGCTATGGATTAATCTGCGA
The sequence above is drawn from the Drosophila melanogaster chromosome 2R genome and encodes:
- the Mal-A2 gene encoding maltase A2, with product MPKWAHLGLAALLLISTTQEGTADIDWWENASLYQIYPRSFQDSDGDGIGDLKGITSRLGYLKEIGITATWLSPIFTSPMSDFGYDISNFYDIDPIFGTLEDFDDLIVEAKSLGVKIILDFVPNHSSDENVWFEKSVNREDGYDDFYVWDDGKLNEETGARDPPSNWVSVFSGPMWTWNEKRQQYFLHQFQVKQPDLNFTNPMVREHMLDVLKFWLDRGVDGFRIDAVPHIYEHRNADGSYPDEPVSGWGSDPNAYDYHDHIYTKDQPATVDLMYEWREFLDNYRAQNGGDSRVLLAEAYSSVETLSAYFGNSTHQGTQLPMNFQLMYLSGYSTAKDVVGSIDYWMNTMWKEHQTANWVVGNHDTNRVADRMGAHKVDLLNVIVNALPGASVTYYGEEIGMSNVDVECTGDSCEDRDGERTPMQWTAGKNADFSDGESTWLPLSPEYQRYNVQTERGVSRSSLNIFKGLQELKSSSAFLAFKEDGGFSYEAVTEQVLQIIRTNKISEEYRILVNMGNGMEILDGLAPKTYEYVLATAYSTHYSGQKADLSQRIILMPYEAVVLRWLA